The region CTagttgcttcttctgctggatATCAAACAGCACGACAGAGGTAGgtgtgatgaagagaaggctgccagTTCCGCCAAAGTAGATATCAGTGGTTCCAGCCGGAGGCTTAATGGACTTGGTCGTAGAATTGCTCAAGTCTTTGATATCCACCTGCTGGTTGGCCTGGCTGAAGACAGCGAATCTGTTACGCGCGACAAAAACAGCCGAGGACGCCTGGCCGCGCTTGACGTCTGTGGGTTCGATGGCGCCTGTAGCATCTCGAGGGAGGTTGATCAATTCATACACACCCCCATCTGCCGGGGATGTTACAAGTACGGCACGCTCGGCCGGATTGTAAGATAGCGTGCGAGGAGGCACCCAGGGCGATCCCAGTTTGCGCAATGACAGCATGGACGGCGACTCAACGTTCTTCGCAAAGTCGAACGACTTTACGTGCTTCTCTTTGGTGATGTAGAACAACTGGTTCTGGTACACAGCGGATGCGGGCCGCTCTCTCTCCAGCTTGAAGACCATTACTCCAGTGTCATGACCTGCCGCAAATAGGTTGATTTCTGGGTGGGCGGCAATGACCCAGAACCGATCCACATCCCGCTTGAAGGATTGGACGGGTGTTCTTTTGTTCAGGTCCCAGGCACGGATCGTCTTGTCTTCTCCAACGGAGAGTATAAGGTCTTGGTGAGGATGGAAAAGACATGCGGACGCGTTCTGAAAATGGCCACGGCAGGTATCGACTTCCCATGCCTTCGTATCTTCAGTCGAGTTAGTGTCATTGATAACATTAGAGTTGGACACATTTGCAACATACCGCTCATTCTCCATAGCTTTATGAGGCGGTCATCACCCGCGGAGACGATCAGGGGCAATGACGGGTGGAAGGCAACCCAGTTGACACCCCGATCGTGGCCTTCCAAAACGAACTTCACCACTGCATCGGTATTTCCGAACATGTCTGCCTGTGCATTGTTGGCCCGGGCCATCTGATCTTCGAACGACATCGTGGTCGGCGCCGAgtgcttcttccgcagtCCCGAAATGTCCCAGATACGGACGGATTGATCTAGCGAGGCGGAAGCGATGAGGTCTTCTGTCGGGTGGAATTGCGCGCACATCACGTAGTGGTTATGGCCGGTCATGGTACAGACTAGAAATCAAAGTTCAGTAACAGTCAGGGCAGACGGCTATAGTTCGACATACTCAATGACCTGTTTTGCCAGTTCCAGATCCTTATTGTTTGGTCGTCCGAAGCAGACAAAATCCATGGGAGCTCGGGGTGGAAGAACACCGTTCGCACATAGTCCAAATGACCATTCAATGTGAAAAGACATCTCCTGGTCTGGTAGTTCCAGACCTTGATCTTGTAGTCGTCACCTCCGGAAACAAAGAGGGGCTGCGTAGGGTGAAAGTCAATGCCACGAACAGGGCCGTCGTGCTCCTCAAATCGGTCGATGAGTGTTCCCATACGGTAATCCCATAGTTGGATCGTCGATGAATGTAAAGAGACGAGAATCCATGGCCTGTACCGGGGTTATTAGACCGGTGCGATCAGTAGGGGGTAAGCTGTTCGACTGACCGCTTGGGGTGGAAGGCAATTCCCTTTGCGCGGGAAGATTTCGACTCAAACTATTCAGGAGATACTAGTTAGAGTCTAGCAGTGGGAGAATCAAGCAAATTGGAATGGGATGTAGGCGTACCTTGGTGAGCATGTTTGGGGAGGATTGCATCTTGAAGAAGGGTTGGCCGAAGCCGCACCATGTAGAAGTAGAAGCAAGCTCCGCGCACTAAAGACAGAGGAATCACAAAGGCGACCACCTCATCCACTGCACAAGGACaattgagcagaagaaaaaagagacGTAGCCTGGAAGCGTCTCTATTGACAGTCTGGGGTCTGGACAGGACACCTTGGATGGCGGTAACGTGGACTTATTGAATAAGCGAGTAGCGCCGGCCAATGGCGCCCAAGGCGGTCAAGAGCTACATCGCTCACATTGTTGATCGTAACCACCACTCTGGTCTCCCCCTGCCTTCAAGCACGAGATGATAAACCATGTTTGACGGTCCTCGCACTCAGCTGAGTGTGTACTTGGTCTATTATGGAATTTCCATGCGACATATCTCCGATCCATAATCATTACCAGGAGCTGAActttgctctttcttctACAGTGCAACTGCACTCGCCCGAACAACTCGATTGCCCTTATTGTGGATATTGGGGGCCTCGGTACTATGGGAGCAAACGGCCAAAACCCGGATCTGTATCAACCTTACAAGAATCCGGGCGGAAGCAGCCCGACGCCTGCTCCTCGAACCGACCAAGATCAACAGTACGGAGAAATCCCTAAAGCTCACGAACCAGAAATATATGACATTGAGGACTTACCTCCTGATACTCCGGGATTTGGTCTCAAAAGTGAGGTAGTGAAACCGTATGCCATTGAGGAGCCAGAGGAGGAACTTACGTCCGAAACGGAGGTGTCAACAGCGCAGCTAAGACAGCGCAAACACTGGGAGGACCTGATCTCTTCGATGGAAATGTTGTACTGCAACTCCGATCATGACAATCCAGGATCAATCCGTCCAAAGAGGGGCCGGAAAAGAAAGCCTACTATCACAAATCCCGTCCGAACTGCCCCGTCCGGAGAGCCCGCCTTTGTAACCGATGCACAATATGCGAGCCCTAGTTTGAGCTCGAAACGGGCGAGGAAAAAAGAGGAATTGCCTAAAGAAAGATATCTGGACTCGGATGAAGAGGTTACCACCAGACGATCTCGAGGATTGAGTAGTTCATCCAACGCCTCTGTGTCTACGGATACTAGCGGCGCTAACATGACGAATGGATTTCCTACCCCGGAGGATATGGACATAGATTAATGCGAGATTGTGTGATATAAATCGGCCGTTTCTAAATAAACGGCCTGTTACTCAGCGCGGTAGATTTTAGAATCTAGCCCCTTGGATGGCTTCATTACACGTGATGGGTTTAGGCCTATGGTGATAATGACGTCACAGCGTCCGCGTCTCTTGACTGAGCCCTAGGATCGATCTTCATCTATTTCCTCTCCTCGGTCtgaaaacaaacaaaccGCTTCCTACTGACACTGGTGTCATATATTCCCGATCTGTACATATCCACTAATGGCAACGCGAACTTCTAGCCGTCACGCTGCCCAAAAGGCGAAGGAGGCCATGGCAGCTGCTCCGGATATCAAGAGAAGAGGGCCCCTTAGCACAAAGCGCAAAGGTTCCACTAATAAATCCCCTGAGccaaagagggagaagaaaagtaCTGAGGAACAATCCGAGAGggtcgagaaggaagaacCTCAAACACCTGAGAAAGTAGAAGCTGAAGCGAGTGAGTTGCATTGCAAACAAGATCCCATCTCTCCATGCTAACTATTCCAGAACCGGCTGTTCAGTCAGATGAAAAGCGGGCGGATGGGCCAGGGGCGAAGGATCGAAAGCCTGAAGCTAAGGCAGAAGAATCACCGCAGGATAATTTAGAGAAACCTCAAGACAAAGCTCGAGCAGAAACCCAGGAGGAACCTGAAGGGCGTCGTGAGGTTCCGGACAACAAACTGAAGGATTCTTCAGACGAAATGGATGCCGGTTTGAAGACGACTGAGAAACGAGAAGAGATTGTTCCATCGAACATCCTCGAGAAGGGCATTATTTACTTCTTCTACCGCGGTAGAGTGAATGTCGAAGAGGCGCACGGTGTCCAGGATGTAGCGCGGAGTTTCTTTATACTACGTCCGACGCCAATGGGAGCATCAATGGACAGTGAACGGGGGGCAGTGGATTCCGGCGCAAAGTGTCGATTGATGATGTTGCCGAAAAAGAGATTTCCAAGATCAGGAAAGGACAGGGAGATGGGATTTGTCGAGAAAGCGGGAGCTTCAGTGAAACAGCTGCAAGAAgatttcattgctggcgaTACTTATGAGACTTCTACTCGTGGTACGCGTGAGATTCCAGAGGCAAAACCATATGCGGAGGGTGTTTATGCCATGACCTCGACCAAGCGAGCAACGCACATTGTCTACCATATCACACTGCCGGAGAGGCTTGGAGAAATTCAAGAGGATTTTGGACTCAGTGAACGCGGTAGCTGGCTTGTGCAGTCCAAAAACCCAAAGTTCCCTAGTCCCCCGTCTGCCCGTCTTCCGAAGGAGCCAGAATATCCAGAGAGGTTAGTGGCCTTTTTACCATATTGGGCACAGTCCGTGCTGACTTGACCACTACTATAGCATTCTAGAGGAATTCGGAGAGCTTCGCTGGATACCGGCCAGACCCGAGTTACTTGACTATCCGAACGCCCAGTTTCTGATGGTTGGTTCGGCAGCTGGAGACCTCGGGAAAGCCGCGACAGCTGAGGAAGGCGACAAGAGaccggaagaagagcagccTGAGGAAGAACTGTcaaagatggaggaggaaaatgaGGAGAGGGTTGAGTCGCTAGGTGGTGAGACAATCCCGTGTCTTTTGCGGGTGTTATGTCTTGATTCGAGTCTGCTAATCCTTACCAGGTGAGCACGCGATCTACAAAGATCTGGGATATCATGCTCAGGAGAAATACTCTAAGCTGGAGACCACTTGGAAGTAGGCACAGGGTGCCGGTAAACTACTGACTCGTGCGATCGCTCGTGGGAGACAGAGCTGCCAATTAAGAATGCAACGTAGTTCAACGCAGTGAAGGAATGGCATCTTATCTCCATCAAATCGGGTTAAAATATGTCCTAGTAGTATTCTGCCAAGTCGCTATATCTCGGCGACTAGATCCATCCACGGCCGCGACCACTGTCGAAGCACGCCATCATTGgatctgctgcaggaacaACTCCAGCTGACCAACAAATCAACGGCCTTGTTTCGACCACGTTGATTGCCCTCATTTTTGATGATTGTTTTCTAGAACGCTGCAACAAAGCTGACTGCATTGGTCAGCCATTCCTCTGGAGCCCCCAAGAGTCAGACTATTATTCTTTTCAGATTCACCAGGATGTCCGGGCCTCGATTTTCTAGTTGATGTCACGTTCGATTTGTCCGCTCGCCGAACCATCATGAAGTggtctttcctcctcaaaACCCTGCCTCtgacagcagcatcagcggTTGCTGCTCCCGGATGCAGTGCTCGATATAACTTAACCGCTGTCAATACGACTACGTGTGGAGGCATAACTTACACCTACATCGGTCTCGACGGATATGGATTCGTCGAATCCAACGTTCGGGACAAGTACGGTGACACCTTAGCTGGCCTCGGGAGCTCTGCGGTGCTTGAAAAGGGCTCGTGGCACAAGAAAAGTAGCTCATCATACTCAGGCATCTTCTATCTTCTTCCTGACCGTGGCTGGTGAGCATCACCTAAACTATTGAAGCGCAATGGTCCCATTGACATACGTAAGGAACACGAACGGAACGCTGAACTTCAACCCGCGCATTCACAAGTTCGAGCTATCTCTTACACTTGTGCCTCGCGCCTCAGCGCAAACCCCCTCCAAGCCTAACCTGGCCTTCAAGTACCTAGACACAATCCTCCTCACCGACCCAAGGGGTAAGCCGCTTACCGGTCTTGACCCCGATTTCACAGGCAATATATCATACCCAGGCTATCCACCTCTTCCCGCAGCAACCTACGTCGGTGATGGATTTGGCGGCGCTGGCTCCGGCGGGAAACGCGTCGCCCTTGACTCCGAGGGCCTGGCGATCGACCAAGAAGGCTACTTCTGGGTTTCAGACGAGTATGGGCCTTATATCTACCGCTTCAACAAGAATGGGAAAATGGTTCTAGCCCTGCAGCCCCCTGAGGCCTATCTTCCGCGCCGTAACggccttctctccttcagcgcAGCTTCTGCACCTCTTTACACACCCGATAAGCTGCCTAATCCTGAAGACCCGGAATCAGGCCGCAACAACAACCAGGGTTTCGAAGCTCTCACGATTTCGCCCGATGGCAGGACGCTCACCGTGATGATCCAATCTGCTCTCAACCAGGAAGGTGGGCCAAAAAAGAAGTACCGCCAACCAGCCCGTCTGCTTCAGTACGACATTTCaaaccccaacaacccacAGTATAAGCACGAGTACGTCGTCAATCTCCCCAAATACGTAGACTATACGGACGAAGACCTTGATGAGAAGGTTGCGTCTCAGTCTGAGAACTTCACCTCCCTGGACAAGCGAGCAATTTCCTAATACTATCACGCGACtcgggctttggggcaggCCTATCAGAAACACTCTCTGTATACCGGCAAGCGGATATCTTCTCTATTTCAAACTCAACCACCGacctcaaggtcaaggaaTACAACTTCCCGAGGGGCTCGATCGCTAGCTCGGAGGGAATTCTGGACACCAACATTACCCCGGCCGAGTACTGCCCTTTTCTAGACTTTAACATTAATTCAGAGCTGGCTAAGTTCGGTTTGCATAATGGCGGCGAACAGGATTCAGGGCTTCTCAACGAGAAATGGGAGTCTTTGGTTCTCGTTCCTGTTGAGCCGGAGAATGGTCAAAACAAGGGCAAGGACAATAAGACGGAGTATTTCCTCTTCTCGTTCAGTGATAATGATTTCATTACTCAGGATGGTGGGTTCCTCCCTCTATACCCTAGCAATCTGGAGGTTTTAATACTAATGCGCTTGACTACAGGAGCCATGAACTTTGGCCGCTTGCCCTACGCTGATGAATCTGGGTTCAATCTTAACAGCCAGGCACTGGTGTTTAGGGTAAAGTTTTAACTTTGATATACCCCTTTGAGCTCAGTTGTGAACTGAGATCGATCTAAACGATTTCCCGTTATCATTGACATGTACATTTTGTTTTGATTCCCACATATGACTACAGAATAGTAATACACATTTTATCCTAGGATAATTGAACACTATAAACGCGCCGGCAATATCACCAAGAATATCCACTCCAGTCCCaggtcatcaagaacatcgaAGAGATGGGCCGATAAAGACTATGTCGCATTCGTATGCACTAATGCAGAGCTTTCTCGCAATTTGAGAATTCTTCCATTATTAGGTTATTCGCGCATATCCAGTGGGCGAAAAGCTTGACGGATTTAAGACTGAAGGATATTGACCGCACGCAGAATCTGATCAGAGGACCAACCGGGACCGCCAGGAACAATTTCAGTCCAAACCTCCTCTGGAACCCCGGCATCCTGACCGAGTAAACTCCAGTTAGGGCTCGGCTCTGGCTTAATCCATTTGAAGTCCTCGACGAGGCTCCATCTGTCATCACTGTCCAGGCGGTCGTGTTCAAGCGTATGCTGTTTGATTATCAGAAGAATTGCTTGTGGTTTGAAGACAAAATACGGGGATATATGGAGAGACTTACATATGCCCGCGGGATACGGCCAAACCGTATGCCTTCACAATCCTCAATGATCGGGTTGCTGGACGAACTCAGATAAACGTCTACATCTCTGCAATCGTGCATGCGGAACTGGCGACAATTTACGACGATAATGCTATTCCGAACACCCGTGACGTGTGCGGGTCCATTAATTGCACCACAAAGAAGGAGACTGTCAGATGCGTCTTTCACCGTCAGACTCGCGTATGGTTTGCCGTTTGCTGTGGGAATAGACATGTCGATGACGCAGCGCTTGATTGAGGTGATGGACGCTGGTACCGACGCTGTTGATCCTGAGGCTGGAAGCATGATGTGCATTCCTTTATGATTGTTTACAGTCACTGATGAGACGGAAGTCGCTGCAAAGTTTGTACTGCGCTGCTCCTTTACGTCTTCAGTGGGATTATCGACGGCTATTTTCGGGATAGACGTCGGGACAGTTGGTCTTAACAGATGGAGCTGCTTATCAGGTTCATTCAAAGGGGTATTGGGATAGTTGGGTGTTCCAGGGGCCGATGAACCAACGGAGGATACACCAGGTGAGGGATATCCTGGCACGCCAAGCTGACCTTGGACCATCAGCTCTGCCGCATCTGGCATCGAGGTGATGGGGCCTGGAGCTGCGGTGCTCCttttgttcttgaagctgaATCTAGGTCGTGGCTCTACCGTCGCTCGAGTCTCCGCTAACTTGTCCTGGAGAGTCTTTATAGCCTGCAAAACCATCAGATACCGTCCCGAAAACACATATACGAGGTTGTGGGCGTACTTCAGCATATATCCGCTGATCATAAGTAGGAATGTAACTGGCGGCATCCCTGACTTCATTGGAAAGTCGTGCAATCCAGGCTAGGCAGTAATCAGTTGCGTCCATCCGCTCTCCCCCAACCAGGGAAGTATCCGCGAGTTTCTCCATCTGTTCCTGCAAGGCTACAGGAAAGTAAAGCACGAAGTCAGATTGGGCTCTGACAGTGAGTACATAGGAAGGTCGATCAGACCATACCGGTGGTTTCATGCTGGAAATAGCGGAAGAAACGTTCTTTCAGCGGTATATCCGAGTTTTGTATTGTTTGGTTCTCGGAAACGGACTGCCGACGGGCATGTTCAAACTCGGCTGCCGACATGATAGAAAGGGCACTTGTGGTTAAAACGCTTGTTCATACAGTTGAAGAGATAGCGTAAAGAGGAGAGTTTAATCGGAGTGTGGCTTAGAAAGGTAGCGATATAGGTATTGATGACGTCGATCCGAATGGTGGGTTTCCCGTTGGAGCTCAATTGCTCCGCACGCAGCCAGATATCAATCGCCAAAGAAAAGGGTTTCCAAAGTTGAGAAAATTCTAggcagacgaagaagcaataGTAAGCCAAGGATTAAGGAATTAAGATGAAAAATAAAGGTCCATCTTCAAGACTCAAGAGCTCACCATCTATACTATTTGACGAACCGGCGCGCAGGCAGTGGGGAAGGCACCAAGCAAGTGGATACACctattcttgctgaagcTTCTAGTAGTAGTCACTTACCTCCAGCAATACCTCTGCATGTCTTGCGAAAAATCCTTGAAAGTGGTCTGTTGAACTCCTAAGCTCCTGTTGAGTGGCTGTTGTGAAGCAATATGGATGACGTCGATCGATCATCACGCAACGATGGATGATTCTTGCCGATAATTGTCGGAATATCTTTTTGCCGTTGCTTACGCTAGCCATTTCTGGACAAAATCCTTTTCCTTAAGGAGAGAGCTACGGAACAAAGGTGGCTTTGCTAAATATATAAATCTGCTCCAGGGGAACTATATACATAATGCGGGTACCTAGTTGTAAGCGACCTTTTAATGCGGAGGGAGAAATGCTTCTAGGCGGCCGGCAATTCCGGCAGATTGGGTCTGGGTATCGGTTGAGTCTGCAACCCTTCTATTTCTGAGTCGATCTGCCGCGAGAGCGATGATGGCTGGTGACGCGACCGGTGGAAGTCAGCCAGT is a window of Aspergillus nidulans FGSC A4 chromosome VI DNA encoding:
- a CDS encoding uncharacterized protein (transcript_id=CADANIAT00010055), whose amino-acid sequence is MATRTSSRHAAQKAKEAMAAAPDIKRRGPLSTKRKGSTNKSPEPKREKKSTEEQSERVEKEEPQTPEKVEAEAKPAVQSDEKRADGPGAKDRKPEAKAEESPQDNLEKPQDKARAETQEEPEGRREVPDNKLKDSSDEMDAGLKTTEKREEIVPSNILEKGIIYFFYRGRVNVEEAHGVQDVARSFFILRPTPMGASMDSERGAVDSGAKCRLMMLPKKRFPRSGKDREMGFVEKAGASVKQLQEDFIAGDTYETSTRGTREIPEAKPYAEGVYAMTSTKRATHIVYHITLPERLGEIQEDFGLSERGSWLVQSKNPKFPSPPSARLPKEPEYPESILEEFGELRWIPARPELLDYPNAQFLMVGSAAGDLGKAATAEEGDKRPEEEQPEEELSKMEEENEERVESLGGEHAIYKDLGYHAQEKYSKLETTWK
- a CDS encoding uncharacterized protein (transcript_id=CADANIAT00010054); protein product: MFDGPRTQLSVYLCNCTRPNNSIALIVDIGGLGTMGANGQNPDLYQPYKNPGGSSPTPAPRTDQDQQYGEIPKAHEPEIYDIEDLPPDTPGFGLKSEVVKPYAIEEPEEELTSETEVSTAQLRQRKHWEDLISSMEMLYCNSDHDNPGSIRPKRGRKRKPTITNPVRTAPSGEPAFVTDAQYASPSLSSKRARKKEELPKERYLDSDEEVTTRRSRGLSSSSNASVSTDTSGANMTNGFPTPEDMDID
- a CDS encoding putative tubulin-specific chaperone c (transcript_id=CADANIAT00010057), whose protein sequence is MSAAEFEHARRQSVSENQTIQNSDIPLKERFFRYFQHETTALQEQMEKLADTSLVGGERMDATDYCLAWIARLSNEVRDAASYIPTYDQRIYAEAIKTLQDKLAETRATVEPRPRFSFKNKRSTAAPGPITSMPDAAELMVQGQLGVPGYPSPGVSSVGSSAPGTPNYPNTPLNEPDKQLHLLRPTVPTSIPKIAVDNPTEDVKEQRSTNFAATSVSSVTVNNHKGMHIMLPASGSTASVPASITSIKRCVIDMSIPTANGKPYASLTVKDASDSLLLCGAINGPAHVTGVRNSIIVVNCRQFRMHDCRDVDVYLSSSSNPIIEDCEGIRFGRIPRAYHTLEHDRLDSDDRWSLVEDFKWIKPEPSPNWSLLGQDAGVPEEVWTEIVPGGPGWSSDQILRAVNILQS
- a CDS encoding esterase-like/phytase family protein (transcript_id=CADANIAT00010056) gives rise to the protein MKWSFLLKTLPLTAASAVAAPGCSARYNLTAVNTTTCGGITYTYIGLDGYGFVESNVRDKYGDTLAGLGSSAVLEKGSWHKKSSSSYSGIFYLLPDRGWNTNGTLNFNPRIHKFELSLTLVPRASAQTPSKPNLAFKYLDTILLTDPRGKPLTGLDPDFTGNISYPGYPPLPAATYVGDGFGGAGSGGKRVALDSEGLAIDQEGYFWVSDEYGPYIYRFNKNGKMVLALQPPEAYLPRRNGLLSFSAASAPLYTPDKLPNPEDPESGRNNNQGFEALTISPDGRTLTVMIQSALNQEGGPKKKYRQPARLLQYDISNPNNPQYKHDNFLILSRDSGFGAGLSETLSVYRQADIFSISNSTTDLKVKEYNFPRGSIASSEGILDTNITPAEYCPFLDFNINSELAKFGLHNGGEQDSGLLNEKWESLVLVPVEPENGQNKGKDNKTEYFLFSFSDNDFITQDGAMNFGRLPYADESGFNLNSQALVFRDN